In Chitinophaga sp. HK235, a single window of DNA contains:
- a CDS encoding RagB/SusD family nutrient uptake outer membrane protein — translation MKKILLVISVALCLMSCKKFLEEYSQSDLTPKSAEDYGEILYSDGYPSGVDAVQSWRVFLDDDVQAYVGGLNANAPAEVTTASSIYQWQPDFVIRATNAGFTDNLNIWESYYHWLLGANVALQNMDNATGARQLKDQLKGEAFAMRAFYHFMLVNLYAKPYNDSTTTPDKSPGIPIRITANLSDKPMVRNSVKEVYDQIAQDIDSATYLLDQNRTNLSPYRISFVAAHLLASRIYLYMEKWDKAIQHADVVLAYRPQLLDYNTLGGSPDPSNRPLSGANNIETVFTYGTVKDYSALGFYNVYNVSHDLADCFEADDLRSVIAFSPTPDFLKPYFTPDYGWQKIDNTAYGDKALGISWRNAEAYLNRAEACIQQYKATGDAAAASKALNSLNTLRSNRIDKTSFQPWGIQPADALLQMCRTERRRELFMEENHRWFDLRRYGMPSIKHLYMPDEATTQIYRLKPHDPAYVLPIPDKVINRNPALVQNPLFNGTRMPD, via the coding sequence ATGAAAAAAATATTGCTTGTAATATCTGTTGCCTTGTGTCTGATGTCATGTAAGAAGTTCCTGGAAGAATATTCCCAGAGCGACCTGACACCCAAATCTGCGGAAGATTATGGAGAAATACTGTATTCAGATGGTTACCCTTCCGGCGTAGATGCGGTCCAGTCATGGAGGGTATTCCTCGATGATGATGTGCAAGCCTATGTGGGAGGACTCAATGCAAATGCTCCGGCCGAGGTCACTACAGCATCCTCGATATACCAATGGCAACCCGATTTTGTAATAAGGGCCACCAATGCCGGTTTTACAGACAATCTCAACATCTGGGAGTCCTACTACCACTGGTTGCTCGGAGCTAACGTAGCCCTGCAAAACATGGATAATGCCACAGGTGCCCGGCAACTCAAAGATCAGCTCAAAGGTGAAGCCTTTGCAATGCGCGCCTTCTATCATTTTATGCTGGTGAATCTATATGCAAAGCCATACAACGATTCCACCACTACGCCTGATAAAAGCCCCGGCATTCCTATCAGAATAACTGCTAACCTTTCTGACAAGCCGATGGTAAGAAATTCAGTGAAAGAAGTATATGATCAGATCGCACAGGATATTGACAGCGCTACTTACCTGTTGGACCAGAACAGGACGAATCTCTCGCCTTACCGCATTTCCTTTGTGGCAGCACATTTGCTGGCCAGCAGAATATATCTCTACATGGAGAAATGGGATAAAGCTATCCAACACGCAGATGTTGTGCTGGCATACCGTCCCCAGCTGCTCGATTACAACACCCTTGGAGGATCCCCGGATCCCAGCAATCGTCCGCTGTCCGGAGCCAATAACATTGAAACCGTCTTTACCTACGGCACCGTTAAAGATTATTCGGCGCTTGGATTCTACAATGTCTACAATGTTTCACATGACCTGGCAGATTGTTTTGAGGCTGACGATCTTCGTAGCGTAATCGCTTTCTCTCCCACTCCGGATTTTTTAAAGCCATATTTTACACCTGACTATGGATGGCAGAAAATAGACAATACAGCATACGGCGACAAAGCACTGGGGATTTCCTGGCGGAATGCGGAGGCCTATCTCAACAGAGCAGAAGCCTGTATCCAGCAATACAAGGCCACCGGCGATGCAGCCGCTGCCAGCAAAGCACTCAACAGTCTGAATACCCTGCGCAGCAACAGGATAGATAAAACCTCCTTTCAACCATGGGGAATACAGCCGGCAGATGCACTCCTGCAAATGTGCCGTACAGAACGCAGAAGAGAGCTGTTCATGGAAGAAAATCACCGTTGGTTTGATCTCCGGCGTTATGGCATGCCATCTATCAAACACCTCTATATGCCAGACGAGGCCACCACACAAATATACCGGCTGAAACCTCATGATCCGGCATATGTGCTGCCTATCCCCGATAAGGTGATCAACCGCAACCCCGCATTAGTGCAAAATCCTTTGTTCAACGGTACCAGGATGCCTGATTAA
- a CDS encoding SH3 domain-containing protein, whose product MALQDKYKDLLDTATASGVSDLQVAEQDGVLHINGTAPSGDVKDKLWNIYGQIDPNFLSGDVVMDIQVATAVTGAKLTVVTESTNLNIRKGPGTDQPIVGKAAHGEIVTLISKMNEQWWLIRTDDGAEGYSYAQYLQPA is encoded by the coding sequence ATGGCATTACAGGATAAATACAAAGATTTGCTGGATACAGCGACAGCATCTGGTGTTTCAGATCTGCAAGTTGCGGAACAGGATGGAGTATTGCATATTAATGGCACTGCTCCCAGCGGGGATGTTAAAGATAAGCTTTGGAATATTTATGGGCAGATAGATCCAAATTTTCTTAGCGGAGATGTTGTAATGGATATTCAGGTAGCTACCGCAGTAACCGGGGCTAAATTGACAGTAGTCACTGAATCAACCAATCTTAATATTCGTAAAGGGCCGGGAACAGATCAGCCAATCGTTGGAAAGGCTGCACATGGTGAAATTGTTACACTAATCAGTAAAATGAATGAGCAATGGTGGCTCATTCGTACAGATGATGGTGCTGAGGGGTATTCTTATGCACAATATTTACAACCTGCCTGA
- a CDS encoding RNA polymerase sigma-70 factor: protein MHQPGSVEAISFEEQFRLHYKFLCTIAYYMVEDEDAARDIVQDFFLYCWSKRDVLHVTHNFRSYAVRAIRNASLNYIKKSGKTTLQEVQTIEELVKYFPGEEQTDEEKRDKALWEAIARLPEQRRKIFLLSNRDGLKYKDIADTLGISINTVKTQIKLALQFLRKECKWMVKAALLVLFFKILTSFTLFQNCLPLL from the coding sequence ATGCATCAACCAGGGTCTGTAGAAGCCATTTCTTTTGAAGAACAGTTCAGGCTTCACTATAAATTTTTGTGTACGATCGCGTATTACATGGTGGAAGATGAGGACGCCGCCAGGGATATCGTGCAGGATTTTTTTCTCTACTGCTGGAGTAAACGGGATGTACTGCATGTCACCCACAACTTCAGGAGTTATGCTGTGCGCGCCATCCGCAATGCTTCTCTCAACTACATCAAGAAGTCCGGTAAAACAACATTGCAGGAAGTACAAACGATTGAGGAACTGGTAAAATATTTTCCGGGAGAAGAACAGACAGATGAGGAGAAGCGCGATAAAGCCTTGTGGGAAGCCATTGCCCGCCTGCCGGAACAGCGGAGGAAAATATTCCTGCTGAGCAACCGCGACGGGCTCAAATACAAGGATATCGCTGATACTCTCGGCATCTCCATCAACACGGTAAAAACACAGATCAAGCTGGCCTTGCAGTTCCTGAGGAAAGAATGTAAATGGATGGTAAAGGCGGCTTTGCTGGTTTTATTTTTCAAAATACTTACTTCCTTCACCCTTTTTCAAAATTGTTTGCCCTTATTATAA
- a CDS encoding FecR family protein, producing the protein MMHTNDHDNDSHIDWDKLLDVLDGNAAPDTLNEEEMGMLAAAREMHARQHAGRFSEDAGWDRFVAERDRRRVRRMMIVRQLVAALLVLTIGAGIWMLSPWRKQHSHQLANQLPNGKVRLKRAGGVYILGNGTQTIQQNINAQIQSDSSSITYNKGAIQDVPANNDTLEVPKGRQFSLQLSDGTRISLNASSTLIYPGTFNGHTREVYVTGEVFFDIAPDMQHPFIVHAGKVSMKVLGTAFNVNTSEAGVVTTLTNGKLLVTSNSASLVLLPGEQSVSASNGALSKHTATDIRLYTAWKDGDIYFDDTPLSDIAGVLSRSYDYNFVFDDPAAAQARFTLDTRRPSHLQDVLNLISQSINDIQFKIEDKTVHVTMKHSR; encoded by the coding sequence ATGATGCACACAAACGACCACGATAACGATAGCCATATAGATTGGGACAAGCTGCTGGATGTCCTGGATGGCAACGCCGCTCCCGACACCCTCAATGAAGAGGAAATGGGCATGCTGGCCGCCGCCAGGGAAATGCATGCAAGGCAGCATGCAGGCAGATTCTCTGAAGATGCAGGATGGGATAGGTTTGTAGCGGAGAGAGACCGCAGACGCGTACGCCGTATGATGATCGTCAGGCAACTCGTAGCCGCATTACTGGTGCTCACCATCGGCGCCGGCATATGGATGCTCAGTCCCTGGCGCAAACAACACAGTCACCAGCTGGCCAACCAGCTCCCCAACGGAAAAGTGAGGCTGAAACGCGCCGGCGGCGTATATATCCTCGGCAATGGCACCCAAACAATACAGCAGAATATAAATGCACAGATACAATCCGATTCATCATCCATTACCTATAACAAAGGCGCCATCCAGGATGTGCCGGCAAACAACGATACCCTGGAAGTTCCGAAAGGACGGCAATTCAGCCTGCAACTGTCAGACGGTACACGCATATCATTGAATGCTTCTTCTACACTTATTTATCCCGGTACCTTTAACGGCCATACCCGCGAAGTATATGTTACAGGAGAAGTGTTCTTTGATATCGCACCCGATATGCAACACCCCTTCATCGTACATGCAGGAAAGGTTTCAATGAAGGTACTGGGCACCGCCTTCAACGTAAATACCAGCGAAGCAGGCGTCGTTACCACGCTCACCAACGGCAAGCTGCTGGTCACCAGCAACAGTGCCAGTCTGGTCCTGCTGCCTGGAGAACAATCCGTTAGCGCCAGCAATGGTGCACTGAGCAAACATACTGCTACTGATATCAGGCTGTATACCGCCTGGAAGGATGGCGATATCTACTTCGATGATACACCGCTGTCAGATATCGCCGGTGTATTGTCACGCAGCTATGACTACAACTTTGTATTCGACGATCCAGCCGCCGCACAGGCAAGGTTCACACTGGATACACGCAGACCTTCGCACCTGCAGGATGTGCTCAACCTGATCAGCCAGAGTATCAACGATATTCAGTTTAAAATAGAGGACAAAACAGTGCACGTAACAATGAAACACAGCAGATAA
- a CDS encoding archease, with protein sequence MRKLTTLSFLRKDVKRFVLYGPLLLLLLLLQTGSGLYAQDNAGDAILSRKISYEASHAPLSKVLKDIREKTKVRFTYNTEVINRQPAVTVKAENVSLETLLKQVLTNTNLLFDVAMEGVVIYETDRKQTKDKIGVIVWGRVTDQADHPLAGVSIKGLTTKDMTVTESDGAFMLVVPTNEQIGFSRIGMKSFVYNAGTTNKGPQAFKMDSVVQVIQEVVVNGYQKIDPRLFTGSVTKLSAAEVLQAGQPSIDKMLQGKVPGLMVLNTSGGVNAKPTLRIRGTSTLLGNASPLWVVDGMIRPEPVDISNALLNNLVGGTSQSNYELIGNAISGLNPYDIESLTFLKDAAATAIYGTRAANGVIVVTTKRGKAGPMQVSYNSSYTFQQRPSYKNLNLMNSKERIELSNQLLQDGVVFQDNLSGFPETVSYEGLYRALYKKDITEAQFRDKVAQMQTRNTDWFKLLFRNQFSLNQSLSMSGGAGKTVYYASFNYADNKSAAKLDGNKQYGVNVDIRTQVGKRLNLDLSVMSNYTTRTGYYNGISPLAYAMQTSRAISPDDYYPIAAGQPLPNQYMDNMEVIRPYLNPPLVFNFQNEINHTSNTTTEHTTSANLQLDYNIGKGFTFRNQSSAFISGADGMAAYDQLSFQAARERGWNQDWTPPDDMIKVSPLPAGGVANTFYQRSLVLNTKNSIDYSNRFFNDRDQFNFTIGNEINSVKREGTLSTQAGYFPERGKTFFPSDLSRKKNSYNITDGRENSVGIYSTIGYSLMGRYTVYGTIRMDGSNRFGQYSNSKFLPNYDISARWDVSSESWFPTNVISGLMIRSSYGTQGNVVTAVGPNLVAGYMANTGVFNPRNQLPYLHIKSLPYPDLRWEKTYHWDIGADMGLFNNRARIGFDYYSKHSVDVLDNVEIPYEYGMNTMYRNNGSIYNKGFELTLNLTPVRTKNSELNLSFNTSKQFNKLSDDVNQGNFYSLFDGNGHLRGRPISGFYSYKFKGLNPDNGLPLFDKLDQKAKTSNPDDILVYSGQIQPKLTFGFTPSFRYRSFAARATFIVSLGSTKRLNSPFVLSEFGSGVPAPYSNTPRSYFDRWRKPGDELKTNIPSVIDNPPHDQWVHVPYYKRSSILTNYGDDITIAPMDAYTLSDIRTISNDYMRCTSLSLMYTVPPPMLRGTGIKGLNASLTIANLFKIANRRLNGQDPEISDFHSAYGTLPLTRSYTLGLSASF encoded by the coding sequence ATGAGAAAACTAACCACACTGTCCTTCCTCAGGAAGGATGTGAAGCGCTTTGTCTTGTATGGTCCCCTCCTGCTATTGCTTTTACTGTTGCAAACCGGTTCCGGCTTGTATGCGCAGGATAATGCAGGCGACGCGATCCTCTCAAGGAAAATATCCTATGAAGCGAGCCATGCCCCGCTGAGCAAGGTATTGAAAGACATCCGTGAGAAAACGAAGGTACGTTTCACCTACAACACAGAAGTCATCAACCGTCAACCTGCCGTGACCGTGAAAGCAGAGAACGTATCCTTGGAAACGCTGCTGAAGCAGGTGCTGACGAATACAAACCTCCTCTTTGACGTGGCCATGGAAGGAGTAGTAATCTATGAAACTGATAGAAAACAAACGAAAGACAAGATAGGAGTGATCGTCTGGGGCAGGGTTACCGACCAGGCCGACCATCCGCTGGCGGGTGTGAGTATTAAGGGCCTTACAACTAAAGATATGACGGTCACCGAATCCGACGGTGCCTTCATGCTCGTGGTGCCGACGAATGAGCAAATCGGTTTTTCCCGCATAGGTATGAAATCATTCGTCTACAATGCAGGCACGACCAACAAAGGACCACAGGCATTTAAAATGGACTCCGTTGTGCAGGTGATACAGGAAGTGGTGGTGAATGGATACCAGAAGATCGATCCGCGCTTATTCACAGGCTCAGTAACAAAACTGAGCGCCGCAGAGGTGCTGCAGGCCGGCCAGCCCAGCATCGACAAGATGTTGCAGGGGAAGGTGCCAGGGCTGATGGTATTAAACACCTCCGGAGGCGTGAATGCCAAGCCTACTTTGCGCATCAGGGGAACCTCTACCCTGCTGGGAAATGCATCACCCCTGTGGGTAGTGGATGGCATGATACGTCCCGAACCGGTGGATATCTCCAACGCATTACTCAATAACCTCGTAGGTGGCACCTCCCAATCCAACTATGAGTTGATCGGTAATGCTATCAGCGGCCTTAACCCCTACGACATTGAAAGCCTCACTTTCCTGAAAGATGCCGCCGCCACCGCGATCTACGGTACACGTGCCGCCAATGGCGTGATTGTGGTAACTACCAAAAGAGGAAAAGCAGGCCCTATGCAAGTGTCTTATAACTCCTCCTATACTTTTCAGCAACGGCCTTCCTACAAGAACCTTAACCTGATGAACTCAAAAGAGCGTATTGAGTTGTCGAATCAGTTATTGCAGGACGGTGTAGTATTTCAGGATAACCTGAGCGGGTTCCCTGAAACCGTGTCCTATGAAGGTTTGTACCGGGCATTATATAAAAAGGATATCACGGAAGCACAGTTCCGCGACAAGGTAGCACAAATGCAAACAAGGAACACCGATTGGTTCAAGCTGCTGTTCAGAAACCAGTTCAGTTTAAACCAATCGCTGAGCATGAGCGGAGGAGCCGGCAAAACGGTTTATTACGCTTCTTTTAATTATGCCGACAACAAAAGTGCTGCAAAGCTCGATGGTAACAAACAATATGGCGTTAATGTGGATATCCGTACACAGGTAGGAAAAAGGCTGAACCTCGACCTCTCTGTGATGAGCAATTACACTACCCGTACCGGTTACTATAACGGCATCTCTCCGCTCGCATATGCCATGCAAACCAGCCGGGCAATAAGTCCTGATGACTATTACCCCATTGCGGCCGGCCAGCCATTGCCAAACCAATACATGGATAACATGGAGGTGATAAGACCCTACCTCAATCCGCCGCTGGTTTTTAATTTTCAGAATGAGATCAATCATACGTCCAATACCACAACAGAACACACTACCAGCGCCAACTTGCAGCTGGATTATAATATCGGCAAGGGTTTCACATTCCGTAACCAGTCCTCCGCTTTTATTTCCGGCGCAGATGGTATGGCGGCATATGACCAGCTGTCGTTTCAGGCTGCCAGGGAACGTGGCTGGAACCAGGACTGGACACCTCCGGATGATATGATCAAGGTCTCCCCCTTACCTGCCGGCGGCGTGGCTAATACATTCTATCAGCGAAGCCTGGTATTAAATACAAAAAACAGCATCGACTATAGCAACAGATTTTTTAATGACCGCGACCAGTTCAATTTTACGATCGGTAATGAAATAAACAGTGTAAAAAGGGAAGGCACCCTGTCCACACAGGCAGGATATTTTCCAGAAAGAGGGAAAACCTTTTTTCCTTCAGACCTGAGCCGGAAAAAGAATAGCTATAACATTACAGATGGTCGCGAAAATTCTGTTGGCATTTACAGCACAATAGGCTATAGCCTGATGGGCCGTTATACCGTGTATGGCACTATCCGGATGGATGGGTCCAACCGATTCGGACAATACTCCAATTCAAAGTTTTTGCCCAATTATGATATCTCCGCACGTTGGGATGTTTCCTCCGAAAGCTGGTTTCCAACGAATGTCATCAGCGGATTAATGATCAGGTCTTCCTACGGAACGCAGGGGAATGTGGTCACAGCGGTAGGCCCCAACCTGGTAGCCGGATATATGGCAAACACCGGTGTATTCAACCCCCGCAACCAATTGCCTTATCTCCACATCAAATCATTACCCTATCCGGACCTGCGCTGGGAAAAGACCTATCATTGGGATATCGGAGCAGATATGGGCTTGTTTAACAACCGTGCGAGAATAGGTTTCGACTACTATTCCAAACACTCGGTAGATGTGCTGGACAATGTAGAGATACCGTATGAATATGGTATGAACACCATGTACAGAAACAATGGCAGTATATACAACAAAGGGTTCGAGCTCACCCTGAACCTGACACCCGTGAGAACGAAAAATTCGGAATTGAACCTCTCCTTTAACACCAGCAAGCAGTTCAACAAATTGTCTGACGACGTAAACCAGGGTAATTTCTATTCTCTGTTTGATGGTAACGGACATCTGCGTGGCAGGCCTATCAGCGGCTTTTACTCCTATAAATTCAAAGGACTGAATCCCGATAACGGCTTGCCTTTGTTTGATAAACTGGACCAGAAAGCCAAAACATCCAACCCTGATGATATACTGGTATACTCAGGGCAGATACAGCCCAAACTCACATTTGGTTTTACACCATCTTTCCGCTACAGGTCATTTGCCGCAAGGGCTACGTTTATTGTGAGCCTCGGCAGTACCAAGCGCTTGAACAGTCCGTTTGTGCTGAGTGAATTCGGTAGCGGTGTACCTGCTCCTTATTCCAATACACCCAGAAGCTATTTTGACCGCTGGCGCAAACCAGGCGATGAATTGAAAACCAACATTCCTTCAGTAATTGATAATCCTCCCCACGATCAATGGGTGCATGTCCCTTATTACAAACGGAGTTCAATATTGACTAATTATGGCGACGATATCACTATTGCGCCGATGGATGCTTATACGCTGTCTGATATCAGGACTATCAGCAATGATTATATGCGATGCACCTCACTGAGCCTGATGTACACCGTGCCGCCTCCCATGCTGCGGGGTACAGGTATCAAAGGCCTCAATGCATCCCTTACTATAGCTAACCTGTTTAAGATTGCCAACCGCAGGTTGAATGGGCAGGATCCGGAGATCAGCGATTTTCATTCCGCCTACGGCACCTTGCCACTGACAAGAAGTTACACATTAGGACTGTCTGCCTCTTTCTAA
- a CDS encoding BON domain-containing protein, translated as MAEFITFKTLKTMKLRHLTTSIMAIGLFFMVACKSKPKDSEIMTTVSTAVQSIPGVTANVKEGVVTLSGTVSTEEEKTSAEKAAKSVKDVKSVVNNITVTPPPPPAAPVAVTADDSLKTAVADVVKDFPGVKVDVKDGVLTVTGEEKADRWKTLKMALDALHPKKVDAKGLKVK; from the coding sequence TTGGCGGAATTTATCACCTTTAAAACATTAAAAACTATGAAACTCAGGCATCTGACGACTTCCATCATGGCCATTGGGCTATTTTTCATGGTTGCTTGTAAGAGCAAACCGAAAGATTCGGAAATCATGACCACAGTTAGTACAGCAGTTCAATCTATTCCTGGAGTAACTGCCAATGTAAAAGAAGGGGTAGTAACATTGTCTGGTACAGTAAGTACTGAGGAAGAGAAAACATCTGCTGAAAAAGCAGCTAAGTCTGTAAAAGATGTTAAGAGCGTGGTTAATAACATCACGGTTACGCCTCCTCCTCCACCTGCAGCACCTGTAGCGGTAACAGCAGATGATTCACTCAAAACTGCGGTAGCTGATGTGGTGAAAGATTTCCCTGGCGTAAAAGTAGACGTAAAAGATGGCGTATTAACAGTTACCGGCGAAGAGAAAGCAGATCGTTGGAAAACCTTAAAGATGGCATTAGATGCATTACATCCTAAAAAGGTAGATGCAAAAGGTTTGAAAGTAAAATAA
- a CDS encoding zinc ribbon domain-containing protein → MLSGRKKVTKVRSTKDEHLPLRGFLVCKQCGRPITGSGSKGNGGTYYYYHCQSSTSFTLPVKDFGIT, encoded by the coding sequence GTGTTAAGCGGGCGCAAAAAGGTAACTAAAGTACGCAGCACCAAAGACGAACACCTGCCGCTTAGAGGTTTCTTAGTGTGTAAACAATGCGGTAGACCCATTACAGGTAGTGGCAGTAAAGGCAATGGTGGAACCTACTATTATTACCATTGTCAAAGTAGTACCTCCTTTACCTTGCCAGTAAAGGATTTTGGAATCACTTAA